The DNA window GTCATGGTCATTTTAATGATCATCCTATTTAGCCATTACTTTACGCGTCAAACTCCCAACTTTACTTATCTAGCAAATACATTTGTCCCTTCTCGACGCCGCCACCTTATTTTGTGTAAATTTGAAGAATAATATTTCTTAATATACCTCCGCGATAACTTAAAATACAAAATTTAATCACCGTTTTATATTAAATAGTATTTAATTCATCTTTATAGCTCGGGTATATTAAAGAATAATTATTTTTATCGACGCCCCATTAAATGCAATTGGTATTGAAGCATCAGCAAGATGACTTTAATTACTTCTTGGAGACATGATTTGAAGACAATAAAAACCTTATTTGTGAGTTGTTTGCTGCTTATATCCGTGAGTATTTCTGCACAAACAACAGGCTGGTTACAAGACCCATCACACCCACCAATTCAGTTACGCTTTATGCTGACAGGGCAAGTGGATAAAACCAATAATACAGTGCCCGCTGTACTTGAAATAAAGCTTGCTGATAACTGGAAAACCTATTGGCGTTCACCGGGTGAAGGCGGTATCGCACCAAGTATTGATTGGCAAGAGTCGACAAATCTTGTTGGCAGTGACTGGCAGTGGCCAGTACCAAAACATTTCTCATTGCTTGGGTTAGAGACTTATGGGTATACGGATGCGGTTAGCTTTCCAATTCAGTTACAGTTAGAAGACATTAATAAACCACTGGTATTAGCGGGTAAATTAACCTTATCTTCGTGTACGAGTATTTGTGTATTAACTGATTATGATATTAACATGTCAGTTGATATTCAAAATTTGGAAGCGGATGCTGAAGCGATGTTTTTGTATAATAAAAGCATCACGCAAGTACCGACAAAAGTGGTTGATAATAATGCGGTTCAATTAGTATGGGATCACGCTAATAGTCAATTACAAGCGACAATATCTGGCTATCACTGGGGCGAAACACCGAGATTATTGATTGATGGAGACTTAGACACAGCCTTTAAACTAAAGACGGTAGAAGAGTCAGCAGATCATTTAATTGCGGTATTTGACGCAAGTAGTTGGTTGGGTGACGTTGAATTAATCGATAAAACGTTAAATTTAACTGTCATCACCTCAGAGCAAGCGTTAGAGTTTTCGACGCCTGTCATTGCGGGACAAGTTACTATCGCAGGTAAGTCGTTAATGGGAATTGTACTGTTTGCTTTATTAGGTGGTTTAATCCTCAATATAATGCCGTGTGTATTACCGGTTCTGGGCATGAAATTGAGCACTATTATCGATGCACCAAATGTCGAGAAAGGTAAAATAAGGCAGCAATTCCTTGCTTCTGCGGCCGGTATTATCGTGTCATTCTGGTTACTTTCAGCCTTCATCTTTGCATTAAAAGTGTCTGGCCAGGCGATAGGTTGGGGTATTCAATTCCAAAGTCCTTGGTTTATTGCGGTCATGGTTGTTATCACCGCGGTATTCTCATTAAACATGCTAGGTGCGTTTGAGTTTAGTTTATCGTCAAACTTACAAACGAAATTAGCCACGGCGGGTGATGATAGTAATCGTGGACATTTCTTGCAAGGTATGTTCGCTACGTTACTCGCAACGCCTTGTAGTGCACCATTTTTGGGTACCGCTGTTGCTTATGCACTGGGTGCTGATACATTAAGTTTATTTGTTATCTTTACTGCCTTAGCAATTGGAATGGCTCTACCGTGGTTGTTAGTTGCAACTTTCCCAAGCCTTGTCAGTCTATTACCTAAACCTGGTCGTTGGATGGGGTCAGTGAAAACTGTGTTTGCTGGTTTGTTAATGCTAACTTGTTTGTGGCTAGTTACCTTGTTGTCTAGTTTCTTACCTACATTTGCTATTTATGGTCTGTTTAGTGTTGTTAGCTTGGTCTTTATTGGTTTTATGATAAAACTTAAAGGTAAACGAGCTGTACTTATCAGTGTCAGTGTCGGTTTGTTGCTTGGTAGCGCTGGTATGTTGGCAGCGTCGTTAACAACGAGCAAGTGGTCAAACGGTTTGCCGGATGACTTAGTGTGGCAAGATCTTGATACTGTACGTATCGAGCAACAAATAAAAGAAGGTAAAACAGTATTTGTGGATATCACTGCTGATTGGTGTATTACTTGTAAGGCCAATAAGGTAGGTGTCGTATTACAAGATCCTGTATATAGCAAACTGCTAACGGAAAATGTCGTCACGATGAAAGGTGATTGGACGGTTAGATCTGAAAAAGTGACGAATTACTTACAACGTCACGGTCGTTTTGGTGTCCCATTTAATATTGTTTATGGGCCTAAGGCGCCGAACGGTATACCACTGCCGGTTATTTTAAGTGACGATGCTGTGCTGAATGCAATTAAGCAAGCGGGCGGCAAGTAATAATCAATTTCTGCCCTGCGTATATGCGTGGGGTATGACGA is part of the Moritella viscosa genome and encodes:
- a CDS encoding cytochrome C biogenesis protein, which translates into the protein MTLITSWRHDLKTIKTLFVSCLLLISVSISAQTTGWLQDPSHPPIQLRFMLTGQVDKTNNTVPAVLEIKLADNWKTYWRSPGEGGIAPSIDWQESTNLVGSDWQWPVPKHFSLLGLETYGYTDAVSFPIQLQLEDINKPLVLAGKLTLSSCTSICVLTDYDINMSVDIQNLEADAEAMFLYNKSITQVPTKVVDNNAVQLVWDHANSQLQATISGYHWGETPRLLIDGDLDTAFKLKTVEESADHLIAVFDASSWLGDVELIDKTLNLTVITSEQALEFSTPVIAGQVTIAGKSLMGIVLFALLGGLILNIMPCVLPVLGMKLSTIIDAPNVEKGKIRQQFLASAAGIIVSFWLLSAFIFALKVSGQAIGWGIQFQSPWFIAVMVVITAVFSLNMLGAFEFSLSSNLQTKLATAGDDSNRGHFLQGMFATLLATPCSAPFLGTAVAYALGADTLSLFVIFTALAIGMALPWLLVATFPSLVSLLPKPGRWMGSVKTVFAGLLMLTCLWLVTLLSSFLPTFAIYGLFSVVSLVFIGFMIKLKGKRAVLISVSVGLLLGSAGMLAASLTTSKWSNGLPDDLVWQDLDTVRIEQQIKEGKTVFVDITADWCITCKANKVGVVLQDPVYSKLLTENVVTMKGDWTVRSEKVTNYLQRHGRFGVPFNIVYGPKAPNGIPLPVILSDDAVLNAIKQAGGK